In Paraflavitalea devenefica, the following are encoded in one genomic region:
- a CDS encoding ABC transporter permease, giving the protein MDVHSEEKWTIEIGPHRSVFNIDLRELWHYRDLLLLMVRRDFVAFYKQTILGPIWFFIQPLLTTLMYLLIFGRIAKLSTDGVPGILFYLAGVTCWTYFSESLIKTSDTFISNANIFGKVYFPRLIIPLSVVVSNLIRLGIQVILFLLIFGYYLFFTKENVRPTQALYLLPLLIILMALLSLGLGIIFSALTTKYRDLRFLLTFGIQLLMFATPVVYPLSMAPEKYKWLIIANPFTGIIETFRYAFLGSGSFSWLYLGYSCLATVVILGIGIVIFNKVEKSFIDTV; this is encoded by the coding sequence ATGGATGTGCATTCAGAAGAGAAATGGACAATTGAGATAGGTCCCCATCGCAGCGTTTTTAACATTGATCTCAGGGAGTTATGGCATTACCGCGACCTCTTGCTATTGATGGTCCGGCGGGATTTTGTTGCTTTTTATAAGCAAACAATTCTTGGCCCGATCTGGTTCTTCATTCAGCCTTTGTTAACTACGCTAATGTATTTGCTGATTTTTGGCCGTATTGCAAAGTTGTCAACAGACGGAGTGCCAGGTATTTTATTTTACCTGGCAGGTGTAACCTGTTGGACATATTTTTCAGAATCGTTAATTAAAACATCAGATACGTTTATTTCCAATGCTAATATTTTCGGGAAAGTATATTTCCCCCGGTTAATTATCCCTTTATCAGTTGTCGTTTCGAACCTTATCAGATTGGGTATTCAGGTCATTTTATTTTTATTGATATTCGGGTATTACTTGTTTTTTACTAAAGAAAATGTACGACCTACACAAGCTTTGTATTTGTTACCTTTGTTAATAATATTGATGGCCCTATTGAGCTTGGGGTTGGGTATTATTTTTTCTGCCCTTACTACCAAATATCGTGATCTTCGCTTTCTGCTTACTTTCGGCATACAACTTCTCATGTTTGCTACTCCTGTGGTCTATCCTTTATCTATGGCTCCGGAAAAGTACAAGTGGTTGATCATTGCTAATCCGTTTACCGGTATTATTGAAACGTTTCGGTATGCATTTCTGGGGTCAGGCTCTTTTAGCTGGCTGTACTTGGGATATAGTTGCCTTGCCACTGTTGTTATATTAGGTATTGGTATTGTTATTTTCAATAAGGTTGAAAAAAGTTTTATAGATACCGTATAG
- a CDS encoding GumC family protein, whose translation MAEEIIDHQRAKSSITPREIIFKYIRYFPWLIVSVALTLGAAYIKLRYSTPVYNVSGKLLVNSQTPYSNAGEKFDDIFMMQKTDKLNDEIEIIKSRSMASRVVRSLNLEMQVYNKGNIRSTVIHPRDIPFNFDIVATDSSKGFSVLVTLSDNDQFTLNEGIKKYYFNEVVKLPGFSFRITPNNLDRNAFASKEFMVSWVPTEIRAAGLAARIGVARVTEGTNVLNLTYQTENIRLGMDIVNRYMKEYQQGSLEDKREIAGKTLSFINSQLDTVFRELRGVERNLQDYRQTNRLFNAEAQSNLLFEELSESNKEVVKQGVSLKVIDHLVAYLSDKRNEFRIISSMLGIEEPSLMEQVSAFNRLQLERETTLKTTPAGNPTIMGMEAAIEKLRKDMIETLRNVRQTYVLALDEVTRQNRSANQLISSLPAKEKQLLEVTRQQAILQELYSYLLQKKLETALASASTISNIKVVEPAMGSGEPVSPNRKGLYVMAIVIGIAIPTGIIFLLEYLNDKVKSKHEIQQITATPILGEIGHADQAGALVVTSNSRKFLAEQFRIVRSNLQYILPKVEKPAIMVTSSFSGEGKSFVSTNLGAVLALSGKRTVILEFDIRKPKILKGLGLHERKGITNYVVSNIKLEDMIHPVPGVENLFVIPCGPVPPNPAEMLLDERVELLFRELRNQFDVIIVDTAPVGLVSDAMTLGRYVDATVYIVRHNYTLKKQIQLIDDIYQHRKLPHLSIIINDITMRGGYGYYGYGYGYGYGYGRANGTADGYFENVSTKSRLWRRWFAGFGKK comes from the coding sequence ATGGCAGAAGAAATTATAGATCATCAACGGGCTAAATCTTCAATCACGCCCCGAGAGATCATTTTTAAATACATACGTTACTTTCCTTGGCTGATTGTTTCTGTAGCATTAACGCTTGGGGCAGCTTATATTAAATTGCGCTATTCAACACCTGTATATAATGTATCAGGCAAGTTGTTAGTGAACAGTCAAACGCCTTATAGTAATGCGGGAGAAAAGTTCGATGATATCTTTATGATGCAAAAGACAGATAAACTGAATGATGAAATTGAGATTATCAAATCCCGCTCCATGGCTAGCCGGGTGGTCCGCAGCCTGAATCTGGAAATGCAGGTATATAACAAGGGGAATATTCGTTCTACGGTTATTCACCCCAGAGACATACCTTTTAATTTTGATATTGTAGCTACGGATTCGTCAAAAGGATTCAGTGTATTGGTGACGCTGAGTGATAATGATCAGTTCACGCTGAATGAGGGGATTAAAAAATATTATTTCAATGAAGTGGTAAAATTACCTGGTTTTAGTTTTCGGATAACACCCAATAACCTTGACAGGAATGCATTTGCTAGCAAGGAATTTATGGTTAGCTGGGTGCCTACCGAAATCCGTGCTGCGGGACTTGCAGCGCGCATTGGTGTAGCCAGGGTTACAGAAGGGACCAATGTGCTAAACCTTACCTATCAAACTGAAAATATTAGGCTGGGAATGGATATCGTGAACCGATATATGAAGGAGTATCAACAAGGCAGCTTGGAAGATAAGCGGGAGATAGCCGGTAAAACCCTTTCCTTCATCAACAGCCAGCTGGATACGGTATTCCGTGAATTAAGAGGTGTGGAAAGAAACCTGCAGGATTATCGCCAAACAAACCGATTGTTCAATGCGGAGGCACAGTCAAACCTTCTTTTTGAAGAGTTGTCCGAAAGTAATAAAGAAGTGGTTAAACAAGGAGTAAGCCTGAAAGTGATCGATCACCTGGTGGCCTATCTTTCAGACAAGCGCAATGAGTTCAGGATCATTTCTTCCATGTTGGGTATTGAAGAGCCATCACTGATGGAACAAGTAAGTGCTTTCAACAGGCTGCAATTAGAGCGGGAAACGACGCTGAAAACAACGCCGGCCGGTAACCCCACCATCATGGGCATGGAGGCGGCTATTGAAAAGCTACGGAAGGATATGATTGAGACTTTGCGGAATGTGCGGCAAACCTATGTTTTGGCATTGGATGAAGTAACACGTCAAAACCGTAGTGCAAACCAACTGATCAGTTCTTTACCCGCTAAAGAAAAGCAGTTACTGGAAGTTACCCGTCAGCAGGCTATTTTGCAGGAACTGTATTCGTACCTGTTACAGAAAAAGCTAGAAACCGCATTGGCTTCCGCCTCTACTATTTCCAATATCAAAGTAGTGGAGCCTGCGATGGGGTCGGGCGAGCCGGTAAGTCCTAACCGTAAGGGGTTATACGTTATGGCAATCGTTATCGGAATAGCCATTCCGACAGGTATAATATTCCTGCTGGAGTACCTGAATGATAAAGTAAAAAGCAAGCATGAAATACAGCAAATAACTGCAACTCCCATATTGGGAGAGATTGGCCATGCGGATCAGGCAGGAGCTTTGGTTGTAACCAGCAACAGTCGTAAATTTTTAGCGGAGCAGTTCAGGATTGTTCGCTCGAACCTACAGTATATTTTGCCCAAGGTAGAGAAGCCTGCCATCATGGTTACCTCTTCATTCAGTGGAGAGGGTAAATCATTTGTAAGTACCAACCTCGGGGCCGTGCTTGCCTTGTCCGGTAAGCGTACCGTGATCCTGGAATTTGATATCCGCAAGCCTAAAATATTGAAAGGGCTTGGATTGCATGAGCGTAAGGGGATCACCAATTATGTTGTAAGTAATATAAAGCTGGAAGACATGATCCATCCTGTGCCGGGGGTTGAAAACCTGTTTGTGATACCCTGCGGACCTGTACCGCCTAACCCGGCTGAAATGCTGCTGGATGAAAGAGTGGAGCTCTTGTTCCGTGAACTGCGTAACCAGTTCGATGTTATTATTGTGGATACGGCGCCGGTGGGCCTGGTAAGTGATGCGATGACCCTGGGTCGCTACGTGGATGCTACAGTGTATATTGTCCGGCATAATTATACGCTGAAAAAACAGATTCAACTTATTGACGACATTTATCAACATCGCAAGCTACCCCATCTTTCCATCATTATTAATGATATTACGATGCGGGGTGGTTATGGATATTATGGTTATGGATATGGTTATGGATATGGGTATGGAAGGGCCAATGGAACAGCCGATGGGTATTTTGAGAATGTTTCCACAAAGTCCCGCTTGTGGCGCAGGTGGTTTGCAGGATTCGGGAAGAAATAA
- a CDS encoding polysaccharide biosynthesis/export family protein codes for MQRLPGILPITIIIVLGSSCGNVKNLQYVQGAFDTAKLSKVQFADPVIQKGDLLGITLYSDDAKATAAVMAQPVTINTGGGQDADAAITAVPAAGTASGYLVNEDGFIQLYKIGNIRAIGMTKRQLADSLAQRYVSLDLLKNPYVEVRFLNYKITLIGEVSRPGTYSFPAEKINIFEAIGLAGDITVYGKRNNVLVVREANGVRQFAQLDLSKPDIFASPYYYLQQNDMVIVDVTKNKAAVNDQATIRNITLATSILATIAIFINIFK; via the coding sequence ATGCAACGCCTGCCTGGCATTTTACCGATAACCATTATTATTGTATTGGGGAGCTCTTGTGGCAATGTAAAGAACCTGCAGTATGTGCAAGGTGCTTTTGATACTGCGAAGCTGAGTAAGGTTCAGTTTGCAGATCCGGTTATTCAGAAGGGGGATTTGTTGGGGATCACGCTCTACAGTGATGATGCAAAGGCTACAGCCGCCGTAATGGCCCAGCCGGTAACGATAAATACAGGAGGGGGGCAAGATGCAGATGCCGCTATCACAGCCGTACCTGCTGCCGGAACCGCTTCAGGATATCTGGTAAACGAGGACGGGTTTATACAGTTGTATAAAATAGGCAATATCCGGGCAATAGGAATGACTAAAAGGCAACTGGCCGATTCGCTGGCGCAACGGTATGTGAGTCTGGACCTATTAAAGAATCCCTATGTGGAAGTAAGATTCCTCAACTATAAAATTACATTGATTGGAGAGGTGAGCCGTCCGGGTACGTATAGTTTTCCTGCGGAGAAGATCAATATTTTCGAAGCTATCGGCCTGGCAGGGGATATTACCGTATATGGGAAGCGCAATAATGTATTGGTGGTACGGGAGGCGAATGGGGTGCGTCAATTTGCACAACTTGACCTCAGCAAGCCGGATATTTTTGCCTCTCCCTATTATTATTTGCAGCAAAATGATATGGTGATCGTGGATGTGACAAAGAATAAGGCTGCCGTGAACGACCAGGCCACCATACGAAATATTACCCTCGCTACCAGCATATTGGCAACGATTGCTATTTTCATTAATATATTCAAATAG
- a CDS encoding UpxY family transcription antiterminator, producing the protein MSNGSIKKWYAVYTKPRWEKKVHRLLEEKGVECYCPLNKVHRKWSDRIKIVEEPLFKSYVFVRVNEEEKTPVRMVNGVVNFVYWLGKPAVIKDKEIQTIRKFMNEFEDVEVRQINVELDDKVMVNQGVLMGKKGTVKRVLHKKVEVLIESIGFTLTAYVDKSKIVVIEKQ; encoded by the coding sequence ATGAGTAATGGTTCAATAAAAAAATGGTATGCAGTGTACACCAAACCGCGTTGGGAGAAAAAGGTACACCGCTTATTAGAGGAAAAGGGGGTGGAGTGTTACTGTCCGCTCAATAAGGTACACCGTAAATGGAGTGACCGGATCAAGATTGTGGAGGAGCCTTTGTTCAAATCCTATGTGTTCGTGCGGGTAAATGAGGAGGAGAAAACACCTGTACGTATGGTGAATGGAGTGGTGAATTTTGTGTACTGGCTGGGAAAACCGGCTGTTATTAAGGACAAAGAAATACAGACTATCCGTAAGTTCATGAATGAGTTTGAAGACGTGGAGGTAAGACAAATAAATGTGGAGTTGGATGACAAGGTAATGGTGAATCAGGGTGTGCTGATGGGAAAGAAGGGAACCGTAAAGCGTGTATTACACAAAAAAGTGGAGGTTTTGATCGAAAGTATAGGTTTCACGCTGACGGCCTATGTTGATAAATCGAAAATCGTGGTAATTGAAAAACAGTAG
- a CDS encoding acyltransferase family protein → MTQRFYSLDVFRGATVALMILVNNPGSWGNIYGPLEHAPWHGCTPTDLVFPFFLFAVGNALSFVMPRLEAAGTAVFLRKVFTRTLLIFAIGLFLNWSPFVKWVDETLAFKPWADPIVEGRFPTGIRILGVLQRIALSYCFASLIIYFFKIRGALFTSMLLLLGYWALCLLLGKPADPFSLEGYFGIQIDKDVLGEAHMYKGEGVPFDPEGLTSTLTSIVQVIFGYFVGHSIQQKGKTYDMLAHLFVAGSLFIFAGFAWDMVFPINKKIWTSSFVLYTTGLAIFVLSLLMFLIEFKKAHEKKLLVRTETKALITLAAGLVLAWPLRILLDASYVSIALALLVLGAVALMLLSNNWSKFFDVFGKNPLFIFVLSGFLPRFLGLFRWVDHVSENGKKVYTSAFPWFYEHICKPLSDNLKNGSLLYALCMIAFYWSIVYWLDKKRIYIKV, encoded by the coding sequence TTGACCCAACGCTTCTATTCCCTCGACGTATTCCGGGGCGCTACAGTAGCCCTTATGATCCTTGTAAATAATCCCGGTAGCTGGGGGAATATCTATGGCCCTCTTGAGCATGCTCCCTGGCATGGTTGCACACCCACCGACCTCGTATTTCCTTTCTTTCTTTTTGCCGTAGGAAATGCCTTGTCGTTTGTGATGCCCCGGCTTGAAGCGGCCGGCACGGCGGTGTTTCTCCGGAAGGTATTCACCCGTACATTGCTGATCTTTGCCATTGGCCTCTTTCTTAATTGGTCGCCCTTTGTAAAGTGGGTTGACGAAACATTGGCATTCAAGCCCTGGGCCGATCCCATTGTTGAGGGACGTTTCCCCACCGGCATCCGCATATTGGGCGTACTTCAGCGTATAGCCCTCAGTTATTGTTTTGCTTCACTGATCATTTATTTTTTTAAGATCCGGGGCGCCCTCTTTACTTCTATGTTACTGCTATTGGGGTATTGGGCCCTTTGCCTGCTGTTGGGTAAGCCCGCTGACCCCTTCAGCCTGGAAGGATATTTTGGGATACAGATTGATAAAGATGTATTGGGCGAGGCGCATATGTATAAAGGAGAAGGCGTTCCTTTTGATCCGGAAGGCCTCACCAGTACGCTTACTTCCATTGTACAGGTTATATTTGGATATTTTGTTGGACATTCTATCCAGCAAAAAGGGAAAACCTATGATATGCTTGCCCATCTTTTCGTAGCGGGCAGCCTCTTCATTTTTGCCGGCTTTGCCTGGGACATGGTTTTTCCCATTAACAAGAAAATATGGACAAGCTCCTTTGTATTGTATACAACAGGTCTCGCCATTTTTGTGCTTTCTTTATTGATGTTTCTCATTGAGTTCAAAAAAGCACATGAGAAAAAATTGTTGGTACGCACAGAAACAAAAGCACTTATTACACTGGCTGCAGGTTTAGTCCTTGCCTGGCCATTGAGAATTTTGCTGGATGCCTCTTATGTCAGTATAGCCCTCGCCTTACTGGTTCTGGGTGCCGTTGCGCTTATGTTGCTGAGCAATAACTGGAGCAAGTTCTTTGATGTATTTGGTAAAAATCCATTGTTCATTTTTGTGTTGAGTGGTTTTCTTCCCCGTTTTCTCGGTCTGTTCCGATGGGTAGACCATGTATCGGAAAATGGAAAGAAGGTGTATACCAGTGCATTCCCCTGGTTCTATGAGCATATTTGCAAACCCCTTTCAGATAATCTTAAAAACGGCTCTTTATTATACGCGCTTTGCATGATCGCCTTTTATTGGTCTATCGTATACTGGCTTGATAAGAAAAGGATCTACATTAAGGTGTAA
- a CDS encoding acyltransferase family protein, producing MYITEAKFQREQNNFDALRLLAAFMVFITHSYGFPIDPISRLTGGTYTLSSWGLIIFFTLSGFLVCRSISRSSLRDYFWNRFLRICPALAVCSLLMVIIPGCIFTTLPLREFLLHPGTWHFLLQNSFPVQVVFKLPGVFNERAVNVSLWTIPLEIKLYIALTSWFLVEKKALSLKKHRRITLAEELIAQPENKANQYK from the coding sequence ATGTATATTACTGAAGCCAAATTTCAAAGAGAACAGAACAATTTTGATGCCCTGCGCCTGCTTGCAGCGTTCATGGTTTTTATTACCCATAGCTATGGCTTTCCAATAGACCCAATTTCGCGACTAACAGGCGGCACCTATACCCTCAGTTCCTGGGGGTTGATTATTTTTTTTACACTAAGCGGCTTCCTGGTATGCCGCAGTATCAGCAGGTCTTCTCTCAGGGATTATTTCTGGAACCGCTTTTTGCGGATTTGCCCGGCTTTAGCTGTTTGCTCCCTGCTCATGGTCATTATACCTGGCTGTATTTTTACAACTTTACCCCTGAGAGAGTTTCTGTTACATCCTGGCACCTGGCACTTCCTGTTACAAAATTCCTTCCCGGTGCAGGTGGTCTTTAAATTGCCCGGTGTATTTAATGAGCGGGCAGTCAACGTCTCTTTATGGACCATACCGTTAGAAATAAAATTATACATTGCCCTGACATCCTGGTTCCTGGTAGAAAAGAAAGCTTTATCCTTAAAAAAACATAGAAGAATTACGCTTGCTGAAGAGCTTATTGCTCAGCCAGAAAATAAGGCAAACCAGTATAAATAA
- a CDS encoding metallophosphoesterase, with translation MKKLLQWLFRKPVAWLAEKVSSSPDKEAVFASLSKLQEDIVKKKGSNGIVLPFNIDSSKFIILSDQHKGGRDLADDFAPAEANYRTALQYYYNEGFTFINIGDCEELWENTPKVAIEKNRLALLEEARFLQQDRYYRIFGNHDLEWNYLIQQNQYLKPIFGDKLKVYEGLLLKTTYNQQEYAVFLAHGHQGDKKSDGNPFSKWVVAAIWTPIQRFLEVSINTTADSFDLVDRHNIMMYEWSATQKNLIFISGHTHKPVFASLDHIDRLTKQLEKAITTGDEARGKEIAGEIEKRKLEYAGKKLVKTMAHPSYFNSGCCCFSDGDITGIEITEGFIRLIKWESDDKGPVRKVLEESPLYYIFDSLV, from the coding sequence ATGAAAAAGCTCCTTCAGTGGCTGTTCCGTAAACCTGTAGCCTGGCTGGCAGAGAAGGTTTCTTCCTCACCAGATAAAGAGGCGGTATTTGCTTCCCTGTCTAAACTACAGGAAGACATTGTAAAGAAGAAAGGCAGTAATGGTATTGTATTGCCTTTCAATATTGATAGCAGCAAGTTCATTATCCTCTCCGATCAGCATAAGGGAGGCAGGGATCTCGCGGACGATTTTGCACCTGCCGAAGCCAATTACCGGACAGCGCTGCAATACTATTATAATGAAGGCTTTACTTTTATTAATATCGGCGACTGTGAAGAGCTGTGGGAGAATACACCTAAGGTAGCAATAGAAAAGAACCGGCTCGCCCTGCTGGAAGAGGCAAGGTTCCTGCAACAGGACCGTTACTACCGTATTTTTGGCAATCATGACCTGGAATGGAATTACCTCATTCAACAGAACCAATACCTGAAGCCCATTTTTGGGGATAAACTAAAAGTGTATGAAGGCCTGCTACTGAAAACGACCTACAACCAGCAGGAATATGCAGTTTTCCTTGCACATGGCCACCAGGGTGACAAAAAAAGTGATGGCAATCCATTCAGCAAATGGGTAGTAGCTGCTATCTGGACACCCATCCAGCGTTTCCTGGAAGTAAGTATCAACACGACAGCCGACTCTTTTGATCTTGTAGACCGTCACAATATCATGATGTATGAATGGAGCGCCACCCAAAAGAACCTGATCTTTATTTCGGGGCATACGCATAAACCTGTTTTTGCTTCTCTTGACCATATAGATCGTCTTACCAAACAATTGGAAAAAGCCATTACTACCGGTGATGAAGCAAGAGGCAAAGAGATTGCCGGTGAAATAGAAAAAAGAAAACTGGAATACGCCGGTAAGAAACTTGTCAAAACCATGGCGCATCCCAGTTATTTTAACAGTGGTTGCTGTTGTTTCAGTGATGGAGATATTACCGGCATCGAAATAACCGAAGGCTTTATCCGCCTCATTAAGTGGGAATCGGATGACAAAGGCCCTGTACGAAAAGTTCTCGAAGAGTCGCCCCTCTACTATATTTTCGATTCACTGGTGTAA
- a CDS encoding RtcB family protein: MLSKHGVKLIGGGLDEAPHAYKDIYTVMNAQQHLVDTVGLFYPKIVKMDGAAPKPWMKKGEIEGE, translated from the coding sequence ATGCTCAGCAAACATGGGGTTAAGCTCATCGGTGGTGGATTGGATGAGGCGCCACATGCGTATAAAGATATTTATACTGTAATGAATGCGCAGCAACACCTGGTGGATACTGTCGGTTTGTTCTATCCTAAGATCGTGAAAATGGATGGCGCGGCACCTAAGCCATGGATGAAGAAAGGAGAGATCGAAGGAGAATAA
- a CDS encoding RtcB family protein produces MAKLKLKGKDLRVIGYPEGPVISIAMNVMERNYKHHTTEQAIDILKDVLTAPADYMEDAVLAPVAQQLLPKPAPEGVEISLNTTGISFNVFGSEFIEPGAMNQMYQAAKLPVSLAGALMPDAHAGYGLPIGGVLATENAVIPYGVGVDIGCRMCLSVFDIDPKELVQREPYFTRELNEATLFGGGRQFDNATEHEVIDRPEFDQLPLLKALQGRAAKQLGSSGSGNHFAEFGLVEIKEKDPVLGIEAGAYLGLLTHSGSRALGANIANHYTKVAKQKRRLPGEANNLAWLTMDEQEGIEYWMAMNLAGDYASACHHVIHAKIAKQLGRQPLKMVENHHNFAWREMYQGREVIVHRKGATPAGKDVLGIIPGSMTAPGFIVKGKGELASVNSASHGAGRKMSRTAALNTITRHAL; encoded by the coding sequence ATGGCAAAGTTAAAATTAAAAGGAAAGGATTTAAGGGTAATTGGTTATCCGGAAGGCCCGGTGATCAGCATTGCCATGAATGTGATGGAGCGCAACTATAAACATCATACAACCGAACAGGCAATAGATATCTTGAAAGACGTACTGACTGCTCCGGCTGATTATATGGAAGATGCTGTACTGGCGCCCGTGGCGCAACAACTATTGCCCAAGCCTGCGCCGGAAGGTGTGGAGATATCGTTGAACACAACAGGTATATCTTTCAATGTATTTGGCAGCGAGTTCATTGAGCCCGGCGCGATGAACCAGATGTACCAGGCAGCCAAACTGCCGGTATCGCTGGCAGGAGCCTTAATGCCCGATGCGCACGCCGGATATGGACTGCCTATTGGAGGTGTACTGGCTACAGAGAATGCCGTAATACCATACGGAGTAGGTGTTGACATCGGATGCCGGATGTGTTTATCTGTATTCGATATAGATCCGAAAGAGCTGGTGCAACGGGAGCCATATTTTACCCGCGAGCTGAATGAAGCCACCCTATTCGGTGGAGGACGGCAGTTTGACAATGCTACAGAACATGAAGTGATTGACCGTCCTGAGTTTGATCAACTGCCTTTGCTCAAAGCATTGCAGGGAAGGGCGGCAAAGCAACTGGGATCTTCCGGTTCCGGGAACCATTTTGCTGAGTTCGGGTTGGTAGAGATTAAAGAGAAAGATCCTGTTTTAGGTATAGAAGCCGGAGCCTACCTGGGATTGCTCACGCATTCCGGTTCCAGGGCATTGGGCGCCAATATTGCCAACCACTATACCAAAGTGGCCAAACAAAAAAGGCGGCTGCCGGGAGAAGCGAATAACCTGGCCTGGCTAACGATGGATGAGCAGGAAGGCATTGAATACTGGATGGCCATGAACCTGGCCGGCGATTATGCAAGTGCCTGCCATCATGTGATCCATGCTAAAATTGCAAAGCAGTTGGGGCGGCAACCACTGAAGATGGTAGAAAACCACCATAATTTCGCCTGGAGGGAAATGTATCAGGGACGGGAAGTGATTGTGCATAGAAAAGGAGCTACACCGGCAGGTAAGGACGTATTGGGTATTATTCCGGGGTCTATGACCGCGCCGGGCTTCATTGTGAAAGGAAAAGGTGAGCTGGCTTCTGTTAATTCGGCATCGCATGGAGCCGGAAGAAAAATGAGCAGAACAGCAGCCCTGAATACCATTACACGGCATGCCTTATAG
- a CDS encoding response regulator transcription factor, with product MKVHGNIKVIIADDHEIYRDGLRMVLAKQPDIELIAEAADGKELIDQVKAMQPDIVISDVKMPNMDGATATRHLAEHHPEVGIIALTMFDEEDLIIDMLEAGAKGYLLKNADKYEIVEAIKSVYNQQPYYCRHTSNKLAQMVAKSKFNPHKLHNKPEFSERELDIITYICNGLTSKEIAEKIFLSVRTVEGLRMKIMEKMDVKNTAGIIIYAIRHHLYKPGRA from the coding sequence ATGAAAGTACACGGCAATATAAAAGTGATTATTGCTGATGATCATGAGATATACCGCGATGGCTTGCGCATGGTATTGGCAAAACAACCCGATATAGAGCTCATAGCCGAAGCTGCCGACGGTAAAGAGCTGATAGACCAGGTAAAAGCCATGCAGCCTGATATCGTGATCAGCGACGTTAAAATGCCCAATATGGATGGGGCTACAGCCACGCGCCATCTTGCGGAACACCATCCGGAAGTGGGGATCATTGCGCTTACGATGTTTGATGAAGAAGATCTTATCATTGACATGCTGGAAGCAGGCGCCAAAGGTTACCTGCTCAAGAATGCTGATAAATATGAGATTGTAGAGGCTATCAAATCAGTCTATAACCAGCAACCCTATTACTGCCGTCATACCTCCAACAAGCTGGCGCAAATGGTGGCCAAAAGCAAATTCAATCCCCACAAGCTGCACAACAAGCCCGAATTCAGTGAGCGGGAATTAGATATCATAACCTATATCTGTAATGGGCTTACCAGCAAAGAGATCGCCGAGAAAATATTCCTGAGCGTCCGCACAGTAGAAGGTCTTCGTATGAAGATCATGGAAAAAATGGACGTGAAAAATACCGCAGGCATCATCATCTATGCTATCCGTCATCACCTGTACAAACCGGGAAGAGCATAG
- a CDS encoding sensor histidine kinase produces the protein MDTSEAKLYDSLLIVVAVVGIILLYYIITIIRYQRRSLRMHKEKIQAEIDTLEKERKRIASDLHDELGPLLSAVKLQINSLDTNDPGDQEIIGKSSTHIDSIIRKLREISNNLMPNTLVRKGLQKAIEEFVNNNQQIYGLQIKFICEKELHLDQHKEINIYRIIQEILHNTVKHAEATWLMIKIVIEEDRLLLMTADNGKGFNYFTKVRDNPGLGLRNLQSRAEVMGGELSCQSEPGKGTMYTFEIPV, from the coding sequence ATGGATACCTCGGAAGCAAAACTTTACGACTCCCTTCTGATCGTAGTAGCGGTGGTAGGTATCATTCTTCTCTATTATATCATTACCATTATCCGCTACCAACGAAGAAGCCTGCGCATGCATAAGGAAAAGATCCAGGCCGAAATTGATACGCTGGAAAAGGAACGTAAACGCATAGCTTCCGACCTGCACGATGAATTAGGCCCTCTCTTATCGGCCGTTAAACTACAGATCAACAGTCTCGATACCAACGATCCCGGCGATCAGGAGATTATCGGCAAATCCAGCACCCATATAGATTCTATCATTCGTAAGCTGCGGGAGATATCCAACAACCTCATGCCCAATACACTGGTCAGAAAAGGGCTGCAAAAGGCCATAGAGGAATTTGTGAACAATAACCAGCAGATCTATGGCCTCCAGATTAAGTTCATCTGCGAAAAGGAGCTGCACCTGGACCAGCACAAGGAAATCAACATCTACCGCATTATCCAGGAGATCCTGCATAATACGGTAAAACATGCGGAAGCTACCTGGCTCATGATAAAAATTGTGATAGAGGAAGACCGCCTGTTGCTGATGACAGCCGATAATGGAAAAGGTTTCAATTATTTTACAAAAGTAAGAGACAATCCAGGCCTCGGACTTCGTAACTTGCAAAGCCGGGCCGAAGTGATGGGCGGGGAATTGAGTTGTCAGTCTGAGCCCGGTAAAGGAACGATGTATACATTTGAAATCCCTGTCTGA